Proteins from a genomic interval of Methanothrix sp.:
- a CDS encoding TIGR00375 family protein → MNVNADLHIHSRYSAATSEMMDLDTIAAEARRKGIHIVGTGDALHPEWLENLRRLPERDGILWHNSTTGFVVTAEVEDLKGVHHLILIPDLSKAEELREIFRKSSSNMDTDGRPRVLLNGAEIADACIDADCIIGPSHAFTPWTGIFAHYRSLKECYGDRADDVSFIELGLSADSDYADRISELRDKTFLSNSDGHSPWSNKLGREFNQFDLMDISFKEIRLAIERRSGRRPILNVGFYPEEGKYNRTACTSCYKQYTMQEMDEHLGRCGCGGSIKLGVRDRVEILADLPHPVHPDHRPPYIHIIPLAEIIAMALGHRSVFTRGVRRIWSDLVSERTEIEVLLHAEISELNTDERVARAIEAFRSGDVVVTPGGGGRYGRISLPPPGARSKPSTPSQRSLLDF, encoded by the coding sequence ATGAATGTGAATGCAGATCTCCACATCCACTCAAGGTACTCAGCTGCCACATCTGAGATGATGGATCTGGACACCATCGCGGCTGAGGCGCGCAGAAAGGGCATACACATCGTTGGCACAGGCGACGCTCTCCATCCGGAATGGCTTGAGAATCTCAGGAGGCTTCCAGAGAGGGACGGGATTCTCTGGCATAACAGCACGACCGGATTCGTCGTGACAGCCGAGGTTGAGGATTTGAAGGGCGTTCACCATCTGATTCTCATCCCCGATCTCTCAAAGGCTGAGGAGCTGAGGGAGATCTTCCGGAAGAGCTCGAGCAACATGGACACCGACGGCAGGCCAAGAGTCCTCCTGAATGGAGCTGAGATCGCTGATGCGTGCATCGACGCGGATTGCATCATAGGGCCGAGCCACGCGTTCACGCCCTGGACAGGGATCTTCGCGCATTACAGATCTCTTAAAGAATGTTACGGAGATCGAGCTGATGATGTTTCCTTCATAGAGCTCGGCCTCAGCGCTGACTCGGACTACGCGGATCGAATAAGCGAGCTGAGGGACAAGACCTTTTTATCGAATTCAGACGGCCATTCACCATGGTCCAACAAGCTCGGAAGGGAGTTCAACCAGTTCGATCTCATGGATATCAGCTTTAAAGAGATCCGGCTCGCGATAGAGCGCAGATCGGGACGCAGGCCAATTCTAAACGTCGGATTCTACCCTGAGGAGGGAAAGTACAACAGAACCGCATGCACGAGCTGCTACAAGCAGTACACGATGCAGGAGATGGACGAGCATCTGGGGCGCTGCGGATGTGGCGGATCGATCAAGCTCGGCGTCAGGGACAGGGTTGAGATTTTAGCTGATCTGCCGCATCCGGTGCATCCGGATCACAGGCCTCCGTACATCCACATAATCCCGCTGGCTGAGATAATCGCGATGGCACTCGGCCACAGGAGTGTGTTCACAAGAGGCGTGAGAAGGATATGGAGCGATCTTGTATCAGAGAGGACAGAGATAGAGGTGCTCCTGCACGCGGAGATATCTGAGCTGAACACGGATGAGAGGGTTGCAAGGGCGATAGAGGCATTCCGATCAGGAGATGTCGTGGTGACGCCAGGTGGCGGCGGAAGGTACGGGAGGATTTCCCTCCCCCCTCCCGGAGCCAGATCCAAGCCGTCAACCCCATCCCAGAGATCGCTTCT